The DNA sequence ATTAAGAAAGGCAAAAATTCTAGAAACCCTATAAGGCTCAAGCATCAAAAATATAACAGAAACCGGCAAAAAAGTAATCACAATGGCAAAAACATAACTAAATGCCATATTAGAAACAAACAAAACAATAAAAAAAAGAATAGCAAAATAAATAGCTGTTGAATAATCGTTTTGCAAAATTATTAATACCCAAAAAATTGCAAAAATAAACATTGGCTTTAACCAGTATGAAATACCATTATTTTTTCTTAAATCGAATTTACTCAAATAAGATGAGAGATAAATAGTAAAAGATATTTTAAAAATCTCAGAAGGTTGAATACTAACACCTTGAAAGAATATCCATCTCTTTGCTCCAGAAATACTTGGAGATAAAAAAGTCGCCATAATTAAAAAAAAGGTTATAATCAATACAGGAAATATTGAATTTTTAAAAAAATTTAAAGAAATTCTCTCAAAAGCAAAAAAAACAATAAAGCTCAAAAAAAGATAATTAAGTCTTGTAAAAAATAAAAAATTTGGATTTCCTGTTAGTTCTAAGCTTAAAAAAAAGGAAGAGGTGTAAAAAACTACAAGCCCATAGGCTACTAATAGCAGCAAAACAAGCAAATAACATATTCTAAGTGAACTTACCTCTACAAACATAACAAATTATCTAATTTTTATTGTACTTAAAGCAAGTATAGCAAATATTAATCCTATTATCCAAAATCGAATAACAACTTGCATCTCAGACCATCCAAGTTCTTCAAAATGATGGTGAAGTGGAGCCATTCTAAATACTCTTTTTTTGGTTTTTTTGTAAACCATGACTTGAATAATTACAGACAAAGTTTCAATAATAAAAACACCTGCAAGAATTGAAAAAAGTATTTCACTTTTTAAAATTAAAGCCGCCATTCCAAGAATAGCTCCCAAAGCCAGGCTGCCTGTATCCCCCATCATAATTTTAGCAGGATAAGCATTAAACCATAAAAATCCAAAACTTCCTCCAAGCAAAGCTCCAAGAAATATTACAAGCTCTTCAGAACCTTTAATATTTGGAATATGCAAGTAAGCTGCAAAATCAGCTCTACTAGTAAGATATGCAATTATCATTAAAGCTCCTGTTATAACTATGCTCAACCCAATTGCAAGTCCATCAAGCCCATCTGTTAAATTAAAAGAATTAGAAGCAGAAATTAAAATAAACATGCCAAAAGGAATATAAAATATTCCTAAATCTATTTGAAAAGACTTAATAAAAGGGAAATAGATTATACTAACATGCTCATCCCCTAAATAATACAGAATTCCAACAGAAATAAAAGAAAATATTATTTGCCCATAAATCTTAAATCGAGCTTTAAGCCCATCTGAAGTCTTCCTTTTAATTTTCAAAAAATCGTCCATAAATCCTAAAAAGGCAAATCCAAGCATAACAAAAACCATAATTAAAAAATAAACATTTAAAATATTGCTCCAAAACACTAAAGAGATAAAAACACAAAAAAAAATAAGAATGCCTCCCATAGTAGGAATTCCTGTTTTTTCGCTCAAATGTCTTCTAGGACCATCTTCTCTTAAAATCTGATCGGCTCTTAATCTTTTTAGCCTTAAAATAATATGAGGACCTACAAACAAAGACAATAAGAATGCAAAAATCGTAGCATAAGCCATCCTAAAAGTAATATATTTAAGTAACCGCAAACCTAAAAGATAAAACATAAGAACCTCATTATTGTCTAAATATAATTTAAAATTCTCTCCAACCTATTAAACCTTGAACCCTTAATGACAATAAAAACTGAAGGTTCTAAGCTTTTTAAAAAAAATTCAATAAATTTATCAAACTCATTAAAATAATATAAACATTTCTCAACTAAATTCTCAGAATCTCTAACATCTAAAAATTCTTCGCCAATTAAAAAAATTTTATCAAAATTCATTAAAA is a window from the Borreliella chilensis genome containing:
- a CDS encoding phospho-N-acetylmuramoyl-pentapeptide-transferase; protein product: MFYLLGLRLLKYITFRMAYATIFAFLLSLFVGPHIILRLKRLRADQILREDGPRRHLSEKTGIPTMGGILIFFCVFISLVFWSNILNVYFLIMVFVMLGFAFLGFMDDFLKIKRKTSDGLKARFKIYGQIIFSFISVGILYYLGDEHVSIIYFPFIKSFQIDLGIFYIPFGMFILISASNSFNLTDGLDGLAIGLSIVITGALMIIAYLTSRADFAAYLHIPNIKGSEELVIFLGALLGGSFGFLWFNAYPAKIMMGDTGSLALGAILGMAALILKSEILFSILAGVFIIETLSVIIQVMVYKKTKKRVFRMAPLHHHFEELGWSEMQVVIRFWIIGLIFAILALSTIKIR
- a CDS encoding cell division protein FtsW — encoded protein: MFVEVSSLRICYLLVLLLLVAYGLVVFYTSSFFLSLELTGNPNFLFFTRLNYLFLSFIVFFAFERISLNFFKNSIFPVLIITFFLIMATFLSPSISGAKRWIFFQGVSIQPSEIFKISFTIYLSSYLSKFDLRKNNGISYWLKPMFIFAIFWVLIILQNDYSTAIYFAILFFIVLFVSNMAFSYVFAIVITFLPVSVIFLMLEPYRVSRIFAFLNPYDDPSGKGYQIIASLNALKSGGILGKGLGMGEIKLGKLPEANSDFIFSVLGEELGFLGVFFAISLFFLFFCTGYFIAIHSNNKFKFFIAFISSLAIFLQSMMNILIAIGLLPPTGINLPFFSSGGSSIVVTMALSGLISNVSRDLSNN